From a single Georhizobium profundi genomic region:
- the trmB gene encoding tRNA (guanine(46)-N(7))-methyltransferase TrmB, with the protein MTEPRRERSTEAFFGRRRGKPLTDLQSQRMRDLLPRLRLDLDTAPSSDLKTLFAAPVDLVRLEIGFGGGEHLLHRIEENPRTGFIGVEPFVNGMAKFLRAVAETPGDRIRVYEDDATRVLDWLPDASIDHIDLLYPDPWPKPRHFKRRFVNPGNLDRFARVLKPGGAFNFASDIDTYIDWTLSHCDRHAAFEWLATRPVDWHTPYAGWPGTRYEEKAIREGRKPCYLRFRRV; encoded by the coding sequence ATGACGGAACCAAGACGTGAACGATCGACGGAGGCCTTTTTCGGCCGCCGCCGCGGGAAGCCTCTGACCGACCTCCAGAGCCAGCGGATGCGCGACCTCCTCCCGCGACTGCGTCTCGATCTCGACACTGCGCCGTCATCCGACCTGAAGACGCTGTTTGCAGCGCCTGTCGACCTCGTGCGGCTGGAGATCGGGTTTGGCGGCGGTGAGCATCTCCTGCATCGCATCGAGGAAAACCCGCGCACGGGCTTCATCGGTGTCGAGCCCTTCGTCAACGGCATGGCAAAATTTTTGCGCGCCGTGGCGGAGACCCCCGGCGACCGCATTCGGGTCTATGAAGACGATGCGACGCGGGTGCTGGACTGGCTGCCAGATGCCTCGATCGACCATATCGACCTGCTCTACCCGGACCCATGGCCGAAGCCGCGTCACTTCAAGCGGCGCTTCGTCAATCCGGGCAATCTCGACCGCTTCGCCCGGGTGCTGAAGCCCGGCGGGGCCTTCAACTTCGCGTCCGACATCGACACCTATATCGACTGGACGCTTAGCCATTGCGACCGACATGCCGCGTTCGAATGGCTGGCGACGCGCCCGGTCGACTGGCACACACCCTACGCCGGCTGGCCAGGCACGCGGTACGAGGAGAAGGCAATCCGCGAAGGGCGCAAACCCTGCTATTTGAGGTTCCGCCGGGTCTGA
- a CDS encoding glucokinase has product MAQHDNEPNFPFPILIGDIGGTNARFAILVDAHSEPKAFPNVATADFATIDEAIQTSVLDKTSLQPRSAILAVAGPVDGDEIDLTNCPWVVRPKQMIAELGFNEVVVVNDFAAQALAVASLDESHRHQIGKGRIEPHASRIVLGPGTGLGVAGLVYAQRRWIPVPGEGGHIDMGPRSKRDFEIFPHLEQIDGRISAEQLLCGRGIVNIYRAICAADGRDASLSTPADITTAGLAGEEPAAETLRLFATYLGRCAGDLALIFMAQGGVYLAGGISQKVIKALEGPEFRAAFEDKAPHQGLLSAMPTFVMTHPLAALSGLAAYARTPGLFGIAIEGRHWKRGGL; this is encoded by the coding sequence ATGGCGCAGCACGACAATGAGCCGAACTTTCCCTTTCCGATCCTGATCGGGGATATCGGCGGCACCAATGCGCGCTTCGCTATCCTGGTCGACGCCCACTCCGAGCCGAAGGCCTTCCCGAATGTCGCGACTGCCGATTTCGCGACCATCGACGAGGCGATCCAGACGAGCGTGCTCGACAAGACGAGCCTGCAGCCGCGCAGCGCCATCCTTGCCGTCGCCGGCCCGGTCGATGGCGACGAGATCGATCTGACCAACTGTCCCTGGGTCGTGCGCCCCAAGCAGATGATTGCCGAGCTCGGGTTCAACGAGGTGGTGGTCGTCAACGACTTCGCCGCTCAGGCACTCGCCGTCGCGTCGCTCGATGAGAGCCATCGACATCAAATCGGCAAGGGCCGCATCGAGCCGCATGCGTCACGCATCGTGCTTGGACCCGGCACGGGTCTTGGCGTCGCCGGCCTCGTCTATGCCCAGCGCCGGTGGATCCCGGTGCCGGGCGAGGGTGGCCATATCGACATGGGGCCGCGCTCCAAGCGCGATTTCGAGATTTTTCCGCATCTGGAGCAGATCGACGGTCGTATCTCGGCCGAGCAGCTCCTGTGCGGCCGCGGGATCGTGAATATCTATCGGGCCATCTGCGCGGCCGACGGGCGGGATGCCTCTCTCTCTACACCGGCCGACATCACCACCGCCGGTCTTGCTGGCGAGGAACCTGCCGCCGAGACGCTACGGCTCTTTGCGACCTATCTCGGCCGTTGCGCTGGCGATCTTGCGCTGATCTTCATGGCGCAGGGCGGTGTCTATCTGGCCGGCGGCATTTCGCAGAAGGTCATCAAGGCGCTTGAAGGACCGGAATTCCGCGCAGCCTTCGAAGACAAGGCGCCGCATCAGGGGCTTCTGTCGGCGATGCCGACATTTGTGATGACGCATCCGCTCGCCGCGCTCTCCGGCCTTGCCGCCTATGCGCGCACGCCGGGGCTTTTCGGCATCGCGATCGAAGGCCGCCACTGGAAGCGCGGCGGTCTCTAG
- a CDS encoding methylglyoxal synthase, producing MKDEMVEFAAAHAADLKGLRIASTETTGGRVLEAVPDLELVRLKSGPLGGDQQIGALIATGEIDMMIFFVDPLTPMPHDVDVKALMRLAIVYDIPMALNRATAEILLRR from the coding sequence ATGAAGGACGAGATGGTCGAGTTCGCGGCCGCTCACGCTGCCGATCTGAAGGGCCTGCGGATCGCTTCGACGGAAACGACCGGCGGTCGTGTGCTCGAAGCGGTGCCTGACTTGGAACTCGTTCGGTTGAAAAGCGGGCCGCTAGGGGGCGATCAGCAGATCGGTGCGCTCATCGCGACGGGTGAGATCGACATGATGATCTTCTTCGTCGATCCCTTGACGCCCATGCCGCACGACGTCGATGTGAAGGCGCTGATGCGCCTTGCCATCGTCTATGACATACCGATGGCGCTCAACCGCGCGACGGCCGAGATATTGTTGCGCCGCTGA
- the mepA gene encoding penicillin-insensitive murein endopeptidase — MVRSRLLQRASVWGAVVIALLAAELPATAQDAKELFGARALPAATAPAPIGFYSKGCLAGGIAIPTDGPTWQAMRLSRNRRWGHPDMIALLDRLSREAAAQDGWPGLLVGDISQPRGGPMLSGHASHQIGLDADIWLTPMPNRRLTAQEREDTEAPSVLADGSLQVDPNRWSEAHGRLIMRAASYPQVERIFVHPGIKQKLCDSYSGDRSNLGKVRPAYGHHYHFHIRMKCPPGSSGCTAQQPVAAGSGCDASLAWWFTEEPWAQPDDPPPAPPKPRITPLSDLPRACAQVLDAAAPASEAAVTYAGGTQAVMPSSATGFAPVPIPTPRPFP, encoded by the coding sequence TTGGTACGATCGAGATTGTTGCAGCGCGCGAGCGTCTGGGGAGCGGTTGTCATCGCCTTGCTCGCGGCGGAGCTTCCTGCCACGGCCCAGGATGCCAAGGAACTCTTCGGCGCCCGTGCTCTTCCGGCTGCGACTGCGCCGGCACCGATTGGTTTTTATTCCAAGGGCTGCCTCGCCGGCGGCATCGCCATCCCCACCGACGGGCCGACCTGGCAGGCCATGCGCCTTTCCCGCAACCGTCGCTGGGGCCATCCCGACATGATCGCGCTGCTCGATCGCCTGTCGCGTGAAGCCGCGGCGCAGGATGGCTGGCCTGGACTTCTGGTCGGCGACATCTCGCAGCCCCGTGGCGGTCCGATGTTGTCCGGCCACGCATCGCACCAGATCGGCCTCGACGCCGATATCTGGCTGACACCGATGCCGAACCGGCGTTTGACGGCGCAGGAGCGTGAGGACACCGAAGCGCCCTCAGTGCTGGCCGATGGCTCGTTGCAGGTCGACCCCAACCGCTGGTCCGAAGCGCATGGCCGGTTGATCATGCGGGCGGCGAGTTATCCCCAGGTGGAGCGCATCTTCGTTCATCCCGGCATCAAGCAGAAGCTTTGCGACAGCTATTCCGGTGATCGATCGAACCTCGGCAAGGTCCGGCCAGCCTATGGCCACCATTACCATTTCCACATCCGCATGAAGTGCCCGCCCGGTTCATCCGGCTGCACGGCGCAGCAGCCCGTGGCGGCTGGCTCGGGCTGTGACGCGTCGCTCGCCTGGTGGTTCACCGAGGAGCCATGGGCCCAGCCGGACGATCCGCCGCCCGCACCGCCCAAGCCGCGGATCACGCCGCTTTCCGATCTGCCGAGGGCCTGCGCCCAGGTGCTCGATGCGGCGGCTCCGGCATCGGAAGCGGCCGTCACTTACGCGGGCGGGACGCAAGCCGTCATGCCGAGTTCTGCAACAGGCTTCGCACCGGTTCCGATCCCCACGCCACGGCCTTTTCCATAA
- a CDS encoding glycosyltransferase has translation MQAYDIAVLIPCYNEEATISSVVADFRRVLPDARIYVYDNNSKDRTAMLAKLAGATVVRERRQGKGHVVRRMFADIDADIYVMADGDGTYPADDAPELVLTLISERADMVVATRKDVTRDAGRKGHAFGNRIFNSIYRRLFGRDFTDIFSGYRAFSRRFAKSFPALSAGFEIETEMSVHASQLKLPVAEIPVAYGRRPEGSHSKLGTFRDGGRILWMLALLMKETRPFTFFGSIALGFAVVSLGFMVPVLIEYFRTGLVDRLPTWILAVALSLMALVAFVSGVILDSVARGRAEQKRVHYLTLKPGFAPTAERTDAQPAAKTKSTRKVA, from the coding sequence ATGCAGGCCTACGACATCGCCGTCCTCATTCCTTGCTACAACGAGGAGGCGACGATCTCTTCCGTCGTTGCCGATTTTCGGCGGGTGCTGCCGGATGCGCGGATCTACGTCTACGACAACAATTCCAAAGACCGCACCGCGATGCTGGCCAAGCTTGCCGGGGCGACCGTCGTGCGCGAGCGCCGGCAGGGCAAGGGTCATGTCGTGCGCCGCATGTTCGCCGACATCGACGCCGACATCTACGTCATGGCCGATGGCGACGGCACCTATCCCGCCGACGATGCGCCGGAACTCGTGCTTACCCTGATCAGCGAACGGGCAGACATGGTCGTCGCGACCCGCAAGGACGTGACGCGCGACGCCGGCCGCAAGGGTCACGCATTCGGCAACCGGATCTTCAACAGCATCTACCGGCGGCTTTTCGGGCGCGATTTCACCGATATCTTTTCCGGCTATCGCGCCTTCTCACGACGTTTCGCGAAGAGCTTTCCAGCACTTTCCGCAGGCTTCGAGATCGAAACGGAAATGTCCGTTCACGCCTCGCAGCTCAAGCTGCCTGTCGCCGAAATTCCCGTTGCCTACGGACGGCGCCCTGAGGGGTCCCACAGCAAGCTCGGCACGTTCCGCGATGGCGGTCGCATCCTGTGGATGCTTGCGCTTCTGATGAAGGAAACGCGGCCCTTCACCTTCTTCGGTTCGATCGCGCTTGGCTTCGCGGTGGTCTCGCTCGGCTTCATGGTTCCAGTGCTCATCGAGTATTTCCGCACCGGGCTCGTCGACCGGTTGCCGACCTGGATTCTGGCAGTCGCGCTCAGCCTCATGGCGCTCGTCGCCTTCGTGTCCGGGGTCATCCTGGATTCGGTTGCGCGCGGGCGCGCCGAACAGAAACGCGTGCACTATCTGACTTTGAAACCCGGCTTTGCGCCAACGGCCGAACGCACGGACGCGCAACCTGCCGCCAAGACCAAATCCACACGCAAAGTCGCCTGA
- a CDS encoding GtrA family protein — translation MRRVLAFGIVGAIGFAVDAGVLASGLHVGLDPLIARVASIGTALLVTYVLNRAVTFGKSDRSVAAEGLRYGGVGLSSAGLNYLIYAGLLLAFPGLMPLAALVAASAAAALFSYVGIQKLVFRRP, via the coding sequence ATGCGGCGCGTGCTTGCCTTCGGCATAGTGGGTGCCATCGGCTTCGCCGTCGATGCAGGCGTTCTCGCATCTGGCCTGCATGTGGGGCTGGATCCACTGATCGCGCGTGTCGCCTCGATCGGAACGGCCCTGCTGGTGACCTATGTGCTCAACCGCGCGGTGACCTTCGGCAAGAGCGATCGCTCGGTGGCTGCCGAAGGTCTGCGCTATGGCGGTGTGGGCTTGAGCTCAGCCGGGCTCAACTACCTCATCTATGCGGGGCTTCTTCTTGCCTTCCCGGGGCTCATGCCGCTGGCCGCGCTTGTCGCGGCCTCGGCCGCGGCAGCGCTCTTTTCCTATGTCGGCATTCAGAAGCTGGTTTTCCGGCGACCCTGA
- a CDS encoding Gfo/Idh/MocA family protein, whose amino-acid sequence MLRFGILSTAKIAREHVIPALLDAGNCVVTAIGSRDLERGRETAQRFGIPEVHGSYDALLASPNVDAVYIPLPTSQHVEWAVRAAEAGKHVLVEKPLALKAEQIDAVIAARDKAGVVVSEAFMVFYHPQWRKVRELIAGGAIGKLRRIDGAFTYANRDPGNMRNQLALGGGALADIGVYPVITARFATGMEPQRVRATVERDPDFGTDRYASAVVDFGDFEMGFYCSTQMALRQAMVFHGDQGTIEVAAPFNAGEYDLASVTLHSVKRDRSEVFRFSGVRQYRLQAEAFAEKIAGGDVDLFELEASRANQKVIDAIFRAGEHEGWEAI is encoded by the coding sequence ATGCTGCGCTTCGGAATTCTATCGACGGCCAAGATCGCGCGCGAACACGTGATCCCAGCGCTCCTGGATGCGGGCAATTGCGTCGTCACGGCCATCGGTAGCCGCGACCTGGAGCGGGGGCGTGAAACGGCGCAACGTTTCGGCATCCCCGAAGTGCACGGCAGTTATGATGCGCTTCTCGCCTCGCCGAACGTCGACGCGGTCTATATTCCGCTGCCGACGAGCCAGCATGTCGAATGGGCCGTGCGCGCCGCAGAAGCCGGCAAGCATGTGCTGGTGGAAAAGCCGCTGGCGCTGAAGGCCGAGCAGATCGACGCGGTGATCGCCGCGCGCGACAAGGCCGGCGTCGTCGTCTCTGAGGCCTTCATGGTCTTCTACCATCCCCAGTGGCGCAAGGTGCGCGAACTGATCGCCGGCGGCGCGATCGGCAAGCTGCGGCGCATCGACGGCGCCTTTACCTATGCCAACCGGGACCCCGGCAATATGCGCAACCAGCTGGCACTCGGCGGCGGGGCGCTTGCCGATATCGGCGTTTATCCCGTCATCACGGCAAGGTTTGCGACCGGCATGGAGCCACAGCGCGTGCGCGCCACGGTCGAACGCGATCCGGATTTCGGCACCGACCGTTATGCCAGCGCGGTCGTCGACTTCGGCGATTTCGAGATGGGCTTCTACTGCTCCACGCAGATGGCGCTGCGCCAGGCAATGGTCTTCCACGGCGATCAGGGCACGATCGAAGTGGCTGCGCCCTTCAATGCGGGCGAGTACGATCTGGCCAGCGTCACGCTGCATTCGGTGAAGCGCGACCGCTCGGAGGTTTTCCGCTTTTCCGGTGTCCGCCAGTATCGCCTCCAGGCCGAAGCCTTTGCCGAGAAGATCGCCGGCGGCGATGTCGACCTGTTCGAACTGGAGGCTTCGCGCGCCAACCAGAAGGTGATCGACGCGATCTTCCGGGCAGGCGAGCACGAAGGCTGGGAAGCCATCTGA
- a CDS encoding cell wall hydrolase, with translation MRYRTGRVAGILRQGLLQAAALAAALMLVPMTAHASTADYIPRYLDIRTPEHLRGVPIDRQQRDCLAQALYHEARGETELGRIAVAQVILNRVRAKVYPDTICGVVYENRHMKNRCQFSFACDGISDRPREARSWRSAVRLANGILCIGGCARRAASPEIERLTQGLKSATHYHATYVSPRWARAKKRVGKVGLHIFYRSDRVARTMPAPY, from the coding sequence ATGCGCTACCGGACAGGGCGCGTTGCCGGCATTCTCCGTCAGGGACTGCTTCAGGCTGCGGCACTCGCGGCAGCGCTGATGCTCGTCCCCATGACGGCCCATGCCAGCACCGCAGACTACATTCCCCGCTATCTCGACATCCGCACACCCGAACATCTGCGCGGCGTTCCAATCGACCGGCAGCAACGTGATTGCCTGGCACAGGCGCTCTACCATGAAGCGCGTGGAGAAACGGAACTCGGCCGCATTGCGGTTGCCCAGGTGATCCTCAACCGGGTACGCGCCAAGGTCTATCCGGACACGATCTGCGGGGTCGTTTACGAGAACCGGCACATGAAGAACCGCTGCCAGTTTTCCTTTGCCTGCGACGGTATCAGCGATCGGCCGCGTGAAGCGAGGTCATGGCGGTCAGCGGTCAGGCTTGCCAATGGCATTCTCTGCATCGGAGGCTGTGCACGCCGCGCCGCTTCACCGGAGATCGAGCGGCTTACGCAGGGGCTCAAATCGGCGACGCATTACCACGCCACCTATGTCAGCCCGCGTTGGGCACGCGCCAAGAAGCGCGTCGGTAAAGTCGGTCTCCACATCTTCTACCGCAGCGACCGCGTGGCCCGCACCATGCCTGCACCCTACTGA
- a CDS encoding nicotinate phosphoribosyltransferase, which translates to MNPILNTDSYKYSHFAQYPPQTAAISAYIEARSGGAYDHVLFFGLQMFLKDYLSRRVTREDVEEAADIVTAHGLPFHREGWELLVERHGGAMPVMIEALPEGMVVPTGTPLVQIRNTDPDFFWLPTFLETALLRAVWYPSTVATVSHSVRGMIKASLERTCETPDEVLPFRLHDFGARGATSAEQAGIGGAAHLVSFLGTDTVAGVVYARRFYHEKMAGFSIPAAEHSTMTSWGEERETDAYRNMLVQFGGKGKLVAVVSDSYDLYRAVKKIWGGELRAEVEASGGTLVVRPDSGDAARVPIDTIEMLGEIFGHSVNAKGYKVLNPAVRVIQGDGISPDMIRRLLTGLEDRGWSSENLAFGMGGGLLQKVNRDTLRFAMKANSRQDSEGQWHGIAKDPKTDPGKASKRYRQAVILKNGRPEAVPLKDLNGDVNLMEPVWQDGKLLKDWTFAEIRARATAS; encoded by the coding sequence ATGAACCCTATCCTCAACACCGACAGCTACAAATACTCGCATTTCGCGCAGTATCCGCCGCAGACGGCCGCCATCTCCGCCTATATCGAAGCGCGCTCCGGCGGTGCCTACGACCATGTGCTGTTCTTCGGGCTGCAGATGTTCCTGAAGGACTATCTGTCCCGCCGCGTGACGCGCGAGGATGTGGAGGAGGCCGCAGACATCGTCACTGCGCACGGCCTGCCATTTCACCGCGAAGGCTGGGAACTGCTTGTCGAACGGCACGGCGGTGCCATGCCGGTGATGATCGAGGCGCTGCCGGAAGGCATGGTGGTGCCGACCGGGACGCCGCTCGTCCAGATCCGCAACACGGACCCGGATTTCTTCTGGCTCCCGACATTTCTGGAGACGGCCCTGCTGCGTGCGGTCTGGTATCCATCCACCGTCGCCACCGTGTCCCATTCGGTGCGCGGCATGATCAAGGCATCGCTGGAGCGCACTTGCGAGACGCCGGACGAAGTGCTGCCTTTCCGCCTGCACGATTTCGGCGCGCGCGGCGCGACCTCGGCCGAACAGGCGGGCATCGGTGGAGCGGCGCATCTCGTCAGCTTCCTCGGCACCGATACGGTGGCCGGCGTCGTCTATGCCCGCCGCTTCTATCACGAGAAGATGGCCGGCTTCTCAATCCCGGCGGCGGAACATTCGACCATGACGAGCTGGGGCGAAGAACGCGAAACGGATGCCTACCGTAACATGCTCGTGCAGTTCGGCGGCAAGGGCAAGCTCGTCGCCGTCGTCTCCGACAGCTACGATCTCTACCGCGCCGTGAAGAAGATCTGGGGCGGCGAACTGCGCGCCGAGGTCGAGGCGAGCGGCGGCACGCTGGTGGTCCGGCCCGATTCCGGCGACGCGGCGCGGGTGCCGATCGACACGATCGAGATGCTCGGTGAGATCTTCGGCCACTCCGTCAACGCTAAGGGCTACAAGGTTCTCAATCCCGCGGTGCGCGTCATCCAGGGCGACGGTATCTCGCCCGACATGATCCGCCGGCTGCTGACAGGGCTCGAGGATCGCGGCTGGTCGTCGGAAAACCTCGCCTTCGGCATGGGCGGCGGCCTTTTGCAGAAGGTCAATCGCGACACGCTCCGCTTCGCCATGAAGGCCAATTCCCGCCAGGACAGCGAAGGCCAGTGGCACGGCATTGCCAAGGACCCGAAGACCGACCCCGGCAAGGCCTCCAAGCGCTACCGCCAGGCCGTCATCCTGAAGAACGGCCGGCCCGAGGCGGTGCCGCTCAAGGATCTGAATGGCGACGTGAACCTCATGGAACCCGTCTGGCAGGACGGCAAATTGCTGAAGGACTGGACCTTCGCCGAAATTCGGGCCCGCGCGACCGCATCCTGA
- a CDS encoding endonuclease III domain-containing protein, whose translation MTTPAERPLDPEEIETLFFRLSKAMPGRTKNAKGPKGQPDAFRSCISCMLSAQSLDRNTAAASKALFAKARTPRSILKLPEEDLIDAIRPAGLYNMKARNIRRFCEVLLEEHDGVVPDTREGLLKLPGIGRKCADIVMSFTFGADVIAVDTHVHRVCNRTGLALGKTEAQTAAQLEARAPGWAMRDGHFWLIQFGKRICTSRAPRCADCAIVDICQWPGKAVPR comes from the coding sequence ATGACGACCCCCGCCGAACGCCCGCTCGATCCGGAAGAAATCGAAACGCTCTTTTTCCGCTTGTCCAAGGCGATGCCGGGACGCACGAAGAACGCCAAGGGCCCGAAGGGGCAGCCGGATGCGTTCCGTTCCTGCATCTCCTGCATGCTGTCGGCGCAGAGCCTCGATCGCAACACGGCTGCGGCCAGCAAGGCACTGTTTGCCAAGGCCCGCACGCCGCGATCGATCCTGAAGCTGCCCGAAGAGGACCTGATCGATGCGATCCGTCCGGCCGGCCTCTACAACATGAAAGCCCGCAACATCCGTCGCTTCTGCGAGGTGCTGCTCGAAGAGCACGACGGCGTCGTGCCCGACACGCGCGAGGGTCTTCTCAAGCTGCCCGGCATCGGGCGCAAATGCGCCGATATCGTCATGAGCTTCACCTTCGGCGCCGACGTGATCGCGGTCGACACCCATGTGCACCGCGTCTGCAACCGCACGGGACTCGCATTAGGAAAGACCGAAGCGCAGACCGCGGCTCAACTTGAGGCGCGCGCGCCGGGCTGGGCCATGCGGGACGGGCATTTCTGGCTGATCCAGTTCGGTAAGCGGATCTGCACCTCGCGCGCGCCGCGCTGTGCCGATTGTGCCATTGTCGACATTTGCCAGTGGCCGGGCAAAGCGGTTCCGCGCTAA
- a CDS encoding methylated-DNA--[protein]-cysteine S-methyltransferase, protein MTIAARLQTEITPQGTDYDTVRGVIELISNDYRSQPTLETIAAELGQSPTQLQKVFTRWAGLSPKAFLQAVTLDHAKRLLGHEGLPLLDASFEVGYSGPGRLHDLFVTHEAMSPGVWKAKGEGLTIRYGYHPSPFGTALVMITDRGLAGLAFDDPGERRDAFEDMASRWPRATYVEDAAATAPYATRIFDPARWTADAPLNVVLIGSDFQIRVWQALMTIPLAKAVTYSDIARDIGQPTASRAVGAAVGRNPISFVVPCHRALGKSGDLTGYHWGLTRKRAMLGWETGQTAA, encoded by the coding sequence ATGACGATTGCTGCCCGCTTGCAAACGGAGATCACGCCGCAGGGCACGGATTACGATACCGTGCGCGGCGTGATCGAACTGATTTCCAACGATTACCGCAGCCAGCCGACGCTGGAGACGATCGCGGCTGAACTCGGCCAGTCGCCAACGCAGTTGCAGAAGGTCTTCACGCGCTGGGCGGGGCTTTCGCCGAAAGCCTTTTTGCAGGCGGTCACGCTCGATCATGCCAAGCGCCTGCTGGGCCATGAGGGGCTGCCGCTGCTCGATGCGAGCTTCGAGGTTGGGTATTCGGGCCCTGGACGGCTGCACGATCTGTTCGTCACCCATGAAGCGATGTCGCCCGGTGTCTGGAAGGCGAAGGGCGAGGGGCTGACGATCCGCTATGGCTACCATCCATCGCCTTTCGGCACGGCTCTCGTGATGATCACGGATCGGGGCCTGGCCGGTCTTGCCTTCGACGATCCGGGCGAACGCCGCGATGCCTTCGAGGACATGGCCTCGCGCTGGCCCCGGGCGACCTATGTCGAGGATGCAGCCGCAACGGCACCCTATGCCACACGCATCTTCGATCCGGCGCGGTGGACGGCGGATGCGCCGCTGAACGTCGTGCTGATCGGATCGGACTTTCAGATCCGCGTCTGGCAGGCGCTGATGACGATCCCGCTCGCCAAGGCCGTGACCTATTCCGATATCGCGCGCGACATCGGCCAGCCGACCGCGTCGCGTGCCGTCGGCGCGGCTGTCGGGCGCAACCCGATCTCGTTCGTCGTGCCGTGCCATCGCGCGCTTGGAAAATCGGGCGATCTGACGGGCTATCACTGGGGACTGACGCGCAAGCGGGCGATGCTCGGCTGGGAAACGGGGCAGACCGCCGCCTGA